The genomic stretch TCCGACTCCTGTGAAGATTCTTTCGCGGCCCCAAGGGCTCCCTTCAGGGCGGACTCCAGATTTTTCCCGCTGAAAACGTCCTGCAGACTGCCGCCTCCCTTGAGAAGGGCCTCGGCCCCACCCGCCGCGCCTCCCGCCAGAGCGTTGACAAGCTGAAAATTGACGTTGCCGGCGGCTACGAAATAGAGTTTTTTGTCGAAGGTGAAAGCTCCGTCCTCCGTGAGGGCCGCGGACCTGTAAATCGGGTCTTTGGCCGGAGGAACAGCCGACGAGCCCTTCGCCACAATCAGCCGGCCCGTCTCAATCCGCAGAGGCGCCGTCACCTTTGTATAGCGGATGCCGTTCACGCCGTAAAGTCGGGTCAGGACGTCAAGACCGCTGAAGCCGCTGATGGAGCCCTCACCCATCGTAAACTGTCCGCTGCCGGAGTACGTCAGGTTTTTGGCCGCACTGCCGTCGATTTTCAGGGAAAGAACGCCCTTCCCCGTTATTTTTCCACCCAGCCCCCCGGTGGCATCCTGAGCCGCGGCGTTGACGTCGAAGCCCTCGGCGGTCACGGAGTCGCTGAACTTCATGGCGTTCATGTCAAAAGTCAGGCTGTTTTTCACCTTTCCGCCATAGAAGTTCAGGGTCCCGTTTTCTGACTTCAGGGAATTACCGGAAAGCGCCAGAGGAATATTCAGGTCGGAGAGCTTCAGTCCATAGGCCGTAACAGCCGCGGAACGAACGCTTCCCGTCCCGCTGTTGCCCTGAGCGCCGGATTTGACGCTGAAATTCAGATCCGCTTTTCCGGAAAAGGCCCCTTTCATATCGGGAAGCCCCGCCGTCAGAGCCGCCAGATCCAGCCCCGTTCCGGAAATATCCAAATCCGCCCGGAAGGGTCCGCTCAGGACGACGGTTCCCGTGGCGGAAAGGGGCGCGCCTCCCAGGTTCGCTTTGAAACTGTTGATTTTCAGCGCGCTCAAATTGCCGGAGACGTCGGCCGCCAGGTCCGTGGCCGTCAGGCCGCTTGCCGCGATATTCGGGACCTGGGCCGTGAAGGCTATGGAGGGGTTGGAAGAAGTTCCCTTTACGCTGGCTTTTCCCGAAAGAATCCCGGAGAGAGGAACGCTCAGTCCTCCGCTTTTTGCCAGAGGCGCAAGGTCCAGGCGGGTGAGGTCGAAGGCCAGGTCCAGTTTTGCGTCCGTGTTTTTCGCGTCGGCGGCGAGAGTCACCGTTCCGCCTCCCGTTATGGAGCCCTCGCCGCTTTTCGCGGAGGCGTTTTCCAGGCGAATCTGCTGCCCGTCCTTTTTAATCGTCGCGGAGAGGTTCTGCAGTCCCATGCCGGACGCAGCCAGAACGCCCGCTTTCAGGTTCAGATCCATTTTGTCGAGTTTAGCCAGGTCTCCCCCCAGGACTGTGGTCGCCTCCAGATTTTTCGCGCTGACCACATCGAACGCCGAGAGCGCCGGAGACGACGCCGTCAGTTCCACCTTCGGAGAGGGCAGTTTGCCCGTGAGCTTCACCCCCGCGCTGATGTTGCCCTGCAGCTTCCAGGCCGCAACGTCGGGAACGAACTGCTTCAGAGCGGCCGGGCTGAAGGCGAGCTGGGCCTTCATGTCGATGGAGGGCGTTTTCGAGGACAGGGGCCCCACCGACCCGTTCACCTTTATGGGGAGCCCGCTCCAGGTTCCCCCGCTGTCGGTGAGCTTCAGAGTGCTTCCGTCCCAGGCAAAGGTGACCGAGGGTTTATCCAAATCATAGCCCATCGCCGAAAATTTGGGGCTGCTGACCGTACCGCTCACCGTCGGCGAGGAGACCTTGCCCTTTATGGCCAGGTCGGCGGTCAGGGCTCCGGAAAGACCGTACTTTTTCCCGTCCGGAATGAGGTCCTCCACCTTTTTGATGTCCAGGTTCAGCAGCTTCAGGGTCAGATCCAGAGCCGCGCCCGTGAGAATATGGGCGGCTGTCCCCTGAAGATACCCCTGCGCGCCTTCGAGAACGAATTTGCCGCTGACCGTGGCCGTGTCGCTCTGGGCCAGTTTGACCTGCGCGGCCAGCCCCGTGATCTGCCGGTTCATGAGGACGACCTCCGGAGCCGCAAGCTCCACCGTTCCCGACAGGGCGTTGGTGGGCCCCTGAATGCGAGCCGAGAACCGGTCGACCTTCCCTTCGACTTTTCCGAGCTGAGGATACAGCCTGGCCAGCTCGTTCAGGGGCGCATCGCTGCCCTCCAGCTGAATCATGATGGAAGGCACGGCTCCCGGCTTCATGGCCACGGCTGCGCTGCCGTCAATGGGAATCCCCAGGGCGGTGGCCTTCAAATCGCTCACCGTGAGACGCATGTCGGAGTATTTCAGATTCGCTGAAACATTTTCCACCGGATAACCTCCCAGGGTCGACCCCCGGTAGGCCAGAGACGCGGTGATCATCAGGCTGCTGCCCGCTCCCTCCAGAGAAAAGTTCACGTCCGCCGCGCCGCTGTAGTCGTCGGAACTGAGAAAATCCCGCCAGAACGCCGTGATTTCCGATACGTCGATGTTTTTGAGGGTTCCCTGAAAATCGACGGCATATCCGTCAGGCCCCGGACGAAGGGAGCCGGAAGAGGTCAGGGACCCCTTGCCCACGCCGATGTCGGCCTTGTGGACGGTGATGTTTTCCCCCTGCATAGCGAGGTCGAGGCTCCCCTTCACCGGAACCGCGTTGACCGCGCCGTCAAGGGCGATGTTCATCTGAGGACCGCTGAAACGGGCCGTCGCATCGCCGACGTCGATCTCTCCCCACTTCGAGGTAAAACGGCTTTCCTTCAGGGTGAGCCGGTCGATGGGGACTTCTCCGCTGCCCTGAGAGTCCGAAAATTTAATTTTGCTGAACTCCGTCACAAATTTGTCGAGATCCATCTCGACGCCGCCGATGGAGAGCGTGGCCAGACGGGGCGAGCCCTTCAGCAGCGACATGAAGTTGACTCCGGCCCCCAGAGATTTCGCCGAGAAGAGGCTCTCGTTCTGCGCGGATGCCAGCTGGATTTCGCTGAAGGTGTAGCCTCTGATGGGATTGCCGTGCACCTCCTTAACGGAGAGCTGCATTCCCGTCTGCTCCGCCACCGTTTTTTTCGCTATATCCGCCACCATACCTCCCGCAATATCAAGAACGGACAGAGCGACGCCACCCACCAGAACGAGAGACGCCACAGTCCCCGCAATATACAGGAAAATTTTTCCACCGCCTGTTTTTCCCGCCTGTCTGCGCACTGAAGATCACATCCTTTCAGACCTCAAACCTCAGACCTCACACTTCATACATACTTCAATACTTCAAAACTACAACTGTCCGGATTTTCTTCATAAGTAAAATTTAACCGCTTTGACGAAAGAAAAGCAACATAAAAACGCCAGGCAAACGTCAAACCGGAGTCTGTTTCATTTAAATCTCTCTTAAATTTTATTTAATTTTTTTCAGATTTTTTCAGAGCAGCGGAATTTTTTATTTTTGGTCTCCCGAATTAAGTAAAATATTCTTATAATGTTACGGGTACGGAGAGAGAATAAAGCGTCGAAGGACAGCGCACGACACGGCGCAGAACATGGAATATAAGCACGGAGTGATCGGGGGAGCAAAACGATGGAAAAAAACGGCTCGGGCAATCAGAACTCAAAAAAGCAGAATTTAAAAAAACTCGTGGTTTTGACGGGAGCGGGCATCAGCGCGGAAAGCGGGCTCAGAACCTTCCGTGACAGCGACGGCCTCTGGGAGGAGCACAACGTGATGGACGTGGCCAGCATCGAGGGCTGGTACAGAGATCCGAAGCTGGTGACCGAGTTCTACAACGCCCGGAGGCGTCAGCTCGGGGATGTGAAACCCAATCGGGCGCATATCGTACTGGCGGAGCTGGAAAAGGATTTCGACGTGCGGATCGTGACGCAGAACGTGGACGACCTTCACGAGCGGGCGGGGAGCACTCAGGTGATTCACCTGCACGGAGAGCTCACAAAAATCCGCAGCACCCGGGACGAATCGAAAATCATCGACATCGGCTACGGAGATCTGACGCCGGGCCGGACGGACGAGACAGGAGCGCCGATGCGTCCCCACATCGTCTGGTTCGGAGAGGCCGTCCCCCTCATCGCCGAGGCGGACCGGCTGGTGAGAGAAGCCGATCTTTTCGCCGTTATCGGGACCTCCCTGGTGGTCTATCCGGCAGCGGGCCTTGTGGGTTCCCTTCGCCCCGACGTCCCCGCCTTTCTGGTCGACCCCGGAGACGTGGAAATGCGCCTTCCGTCCAATTTTACCGTGATAAAAGAAAAAGCGGGAACCGGAGTCGAGAAGATGCGCGAGAAACTGGCGGCTTATATGGTAAGATAACAAAGCTGTATCTAAAAATAAACGGATAATGTTAGGGCAGGAATTGGGAACGGAGGCTTTGTATTTTGGCGACAGAAGTTGTAAAGCCCTGGTGGAGAGAGACGCTGGAGACCATTCTTTGGGCTCTGGCTCTGGCATGGATCATACGAACCTTTGTTGTTCAGGCTTTCTGGATTCCCAGCGGGTCCATGGTGCCGACGCTCGAGGTGGGAGACAGAGTGCTGGTGGCAAAGTTCTGGAACTGGTTCACCACGCCGTCACGGGGCAGTATTTACGTTTTTAAATATCCGGAGGATCGATCCCGGGATTTCATCAAGCGCATCATCGCCATTCCGGGCGACACGGTGGATATTCGAGACGGAGTCGTATACGTCAACAACGCTCCTGTCAGCGAACCCTATGTGAAGAACAAAGACCACTACACCATGCGTCCGAACAAATTTTATCCCGAGGTTCCTTTTGTGGTTCCGGAGGATATGTACTTCGCGCTGGGCGACAATCGCCCCAACTCTCAGGACGGTCGTTACTGGGGATACATCCCCGTGAAGGACATTTACGGTCCCGCCTTTTTCCGGTACTGGCCTCTCCTGCGTATCGGTTTTCCCCGTTGACCGGCTTTGGGCAGAACCGTCTGGTATCCCGGGCACATGGCCCGGGGCGACCGTAAACTTCGTGAACTGGCCGAAAAACTGGATCTCATCATTGAGGTGCGCGATGCCCGCGCGCCTTTTTCCACGTCTTCGCCCCTCATCGCCTCCCTGTCCCGCCTGAAACCCGTGGCGGTGATTCTCTCTAAAAAGGACCTGGCTTCCCCCGAACGCACCCGCGTATGGATGGAAACCCTTACGGAGGAGAAAAAAGACACCTGGGCCTTCGATTTGCGCAGGGACAGCCTGGGAGCGCTTCGCCGGATTCTCGCCCGAATGAAGCCCCGGCACCGGGAACTTCGCCTGGCCGTGGTGGGCATTCCCAACGTGGGGAAATCCATGTTTCTGAACATGCTCGTGGGGAAATCCTGCGCCCGGGTCGGCGGAATTCCCGGCATCACACGGGACGTAAGCTGGTACAAAGGCGGCGATTTTCTCGTCGTGGACTCCCCCGGCATCCTCGACCCCCATTCGGAGCCCGGCGTGCATCGCGTGCTCGCCTGGCTGGGCTGCAGCAAAGCCGAGGTTCTGGGAGGTTTCGAAGTCACCGCTCTGGAGCTGATCCGCTTTTTGAGGGAACGGGACCTCTGGAGCATCGTGGCCGCTCACTGGGGACTGGAAACACCCGAAGAACCCGACGAGCTGACGCTGGATCGGGTGGGGCGTCGTCTGGGCTGCCTGGTGTCGGGAGGAGCCGTCAACAGAGAACTGGCGGGACGGCGTCTGGTGGATGCCTTTTCCGCCGGAAAGCTGGGCCCCATGACTCTGGAGCTTCCCGGTGAGTCGCTGTGGATTCCCGGAACCGGCGACAGCTGAATTTCCTGGAGACCCTCAAAAGTTTTGAAGGGGTTCTCGCCGGAACGGACGAGGCCGGACGAGGACCGCTGGCCGGCCCTGTGGTGGCCGCCGCCGTGGTTTTGACGAAAAAGCAGGAGGAGACGCTTCTGAACCTGGGGCTCGACGACTCCAAACGCCTGTCCCCCAAAAAACGGGAGGCCCTTTTTCTCGCCATGAACGATCTGAAGGTCCTCTGGCGGGCCCAGGCCGAAAGCGTACGCACCATCGACCGAATCAACATCTCCGCCGCATCTCTTCGCGCCATGGGCCGCAGCCTCCAAAAACTCCCCCTGCCCGTGGATTTGGCGGTGATCGACGGATTGCTGGAAATTCCGGACCTTCCCATCAGGCAACAGACTCTCGTGGCGGCGGACGCGCTGGTTCCGGCGGTTTCTGCGGCTTCTGTCGTTGCCAAGGTCCTGAGGGATCGTGTTATGATGGCTTTGGATCGGCTTTATCCCGAATACGGATTCGCGAAGCACAAGGGCTATCCCACGGAGGTTCATCGCCGGGCGGTACGAACCTTCGGACTTTCTCCCGTCCATCGCGTTACGTTTTGTAAAAAGCTGATTCCGTAAATTTTTCGAAAGGTTCTATGGGTATGGCGCAGATATCGAATCTCAACGTACAGGTCAATCAGAATCAAATCGGTCAGAATCAGGTAACTCCCGGCGGAGTGACCCCGGTTTCCTCCGAGGGACCCCATCCGTCGATACGCTCCGGAACGCTGGTGGAGGGGCAGGTTCTCTCCCGAAACGACGACGGAAGCTACACCGTCCGGGTGACTGCTCAGGGACAGCAGGGATCGCGAACTCTGACGGCCCGCGCCACCCTGGACCTGATCCCGGGAGAAAATTTCCGCGCCGTTTGGGACGCGTCGGGGACGGACAAAGTGCCGGTTCTGCGCCTCGCCAAAGGCGAACTTTCCTTTCTTTCCCGACTGCCCCTGGCCGACAGGGAACTGGCGACGGCGCTCCTGTCCCGGGGAATGCCCCTGTCCGATGAAGTGCTTCTCTCCATTCGCGAAACCTGGCGGAGAATGGGCGGCAAAGAGACGCAGCTCAACTCCCTGTTGGAGCTATGGGCCCGAAATCTGCCCATGACCCGGGAGAACGTCGAGCTTTTGTCCTGGTACATGTCGCTGAACGGAGAAGCCGCGGGCGCGATGTGGGAACGCATCCGCAAAGAAGTGAGAGAACGCTCCCGAAAAGGAGAGAACCCCGTCGAAATTCTGCGGGGGCTGAAAGAGGGAAAAGGCGAGGGAACGGCAGAGATTTCGAAGTTCCTGCGGGGACACTCGCTGCTGCTGAGCGCCCCTCGGGAGGACGTCAACCCCGCCCTCCTCTGCGCGCCGCTGTGGCCTCTCTCCGATGAAACGGGAGGCGGCGTCGCCCGGGTCTTTGTGGGGCGCGTCCACGAAGAAGGGGAAAAGCGCTACTGGCAGGTGGGTTTTTCCATGGAAGGCACGCGGCTGGGAGAAATCGGGGGAGACGTGGAAAGCGACGGACGCTCCTACAATCTTTCCCTCTTCGCGGAACACAACGCCACCTGCGAACTGCTGAAACATAAACGTCACCTCATTCGCAGAGAACTGGAGGACATTCCTCTGGCTCTGCAATCCATCAACGTTTCACGGATTCTCGAAGGCGGACTGCGCCGACAGATCCTCGCCGACAGAGGACTCGACATCACCGTCTGACCTGGAGGCGCACCCGATGGAAGATAATCAGAATTTCTCGAAATCAACAAATTCAAAATCACCAGATTCCAGATCGCCGCAGCGGGACGGGGCCGTGGCCCTCAAATACGATCAGAAGCACGATACGGCTCCCGTAGTGACCGCGTCGGGAGAGGGGTTCATCGCGCGCCGCATCGTTGAAGTGGCTCAGGCCGCCAACGTCCCCATCGTCAAAGACGCGGCGCTGGTTTCGGCTCTCCTTTCTCTGGAGCTGGGGCAGGAGGTTCCCGTGGAGCTCTACGACGCCGTGGCGCGGGTCCTTGCCTGGATCTACAAACTGGACAAAGGCGCCGAAGCGTGAGGGCGCTTCACCTGGAGCTGGGGAAACGGGCGGAAAATTTTGCGGCCGCTCACGTCGAAAAGCTGGGCTGGCAGATTTTATCCCGCAATTTCACCTGCCGGAGGGGAGAACTGGACATTGTCGCGCTGGATAAACAGGAAAAAGAGCTGGTGGTCCTCGAAGTTCGATACCGCACAATCGGACAGATGCAGTCTCCCGCGGATTCCATCGGACCCAAAAAGCTGCGCTCCCTGGTGGCCGCCGGCCGCGTTTACGTGGAGGACGCCAAATGGACGGGCCCCTGGCGCATCGACCTCCTGGGGATCACCGCTTCCCCTCACGAACCTGAAAATCGCTGGACACTGGAACACATCCGGGATATTACCGGAGGAAACTTTCCCGTCTGAGCTCCGCGCCGAAAGCGTTTCGAAGCGGAGGTGAGCGACATTGCCGCGGGCACGGGCCGGGGCGCTTCCGCATGGAAAAACACCGGCGCTTAAAACCACATCCGTCAGCAACCGCCGCTATCTTGGCGGCAAATACAGGCTTCTGCCGTTCATCAGGTCGGTGGTCGAGCGCGAGTGCAGCGACGTCGAAAGCGTCGCCGACATCTTCGCCGGAACGGGGGCGGTGGCGTCGGCGTTCACCGACAAACGGCTCATCACCAACGACAACCTCTACAGCAACTACATCTGCCATCTGGCCTGGTTCAGCCCTCAGCCCTGCTCAGAAAAGAAAATCGAGAACCTGATTTCGTTCTATAACGGCGCGAACCCGACGAGCGACAACTACATGAGCGAGAACTTCGCCGACACGTTCTTCAGCCGCGCCGACTGCCGCAAAATCGGATTCGTGCGCGAAGACATCGAAGCGCGATATAAAAACGGCGAAATCAACGAGCGCGAGCGCGCTTTGCTCATCACCTCGCTGCTCTACGCCGCGGACAAAATCGCGAACACCTGCGGTCACTACGACGCTTTCCGTCAGGGCGCCAGGTTTGACAGACACATCGAGCTGGCCGTGCCGCTGCCGGAGGACGATCTGAACCCGGGAAACGTCTGCTGCAACGAGGACACAAACGAGCTGGTCCGGCGAATCACCGCCGACCTGGTGTACATCGACCCGCCCTACAACTCCCGACAGTACTGCGACGCCTATCACCTCCTGGAGAACGTCGCCCGCTGGGAGAAGCCCGTCGTGTCGGGCGTTGCCCGAAAGATGAACCGAACCGCCCTCAAGAGCGACTACTGCACGCAAAAAGCGGCGGCGGCTTTTGAGGACCTGATCTCGAACGTCAGCGCGAAATATATTCTGCTGTCCTACAATAATATGGCTCAAAAAGGCGATGGCCGTTCCAACGCAAAAATCAGCGATTCAGATATTATGAGAATTCTTTCCGCCAAAGGCGAGGTCAAAATTTTCACGCAGGACTACAGACCGTTCAGCGCGGGCAGGTCCGACATTGAAGAACATGAGGAACGCCTGTTCCTGTGCATCTGCAAACCCCGAAAGCGGGTCATTATCCCGTCGCCGCTGAACTACACCGGCGGCAAGTTCAGGCTGCTGGAGCAGATACTTCCGCACTTTCCGGAGAGAATCGACACGTTCGTCGATTTGTTCTGCGGCGGATGCAGCGTGGGCATCAACGTTTCCGCCGACCGCGTCCTTTTCAACGACAGCAGCCCGCAATTGTCGGGCCTCTGCAACACGTTCAGAAATCTCGGACGCGATGCGGTCTTGAACAGGATTGACGACGTGATAGCGAAATACGGGCTGTCGCGCTCCTCAGAACACGGTTACGCGTTTTATGACTGCGAAAGCTCCGCCGGACTTGCCCGCCGTAACCGTGAGCCGTTTCTGCGCCTGCGTGAGGATTTCAACAACGGCGGAAACGAGGATGACGACCGCGGCATCATGCTGTACGTGCTGATTGTCTTTGCCTTCAACAATCAGATCCGGTTCAACTCCAGGGGCAGGTTCAATCTGCCCGTCGGC from Synergistaceae bacterium encodes the following:
- a CDS encoding NAD-dependent deacylase; amino-acid sequence: MEKNGSGNQNSKKQNLKKLVVLTGAGISAESGLRTFRDSDGLWEEHNVMDVASIEGWYRDPKLVTEFYNARRRQLGDVKPNRAHIVLAELEKDFDVRIVTQNVDDLHERAGSTQVIHLHGELTKIRSTRDESKIIDIGYGDLTPGRTDETGAPMRPHIVWFGEAVPLIAEADRLVREADLFAVIGTSLVVYPAAGLVGSLRPDVPAFLVDPGDVEMRLPSNFTVIKEKAGTGVEKMREKLAAYMVR
- the lepB gene encoding signal peptidase I, which gives rise to MATEVVKPWWRETLETILWALALAWIIRTFVVQAFWIPSGSMVPTLEVGDRVLVAKFWNWFTTPSRGSIYVFKYPEDRSRDFIKRIIAIPGDTVDIRDGVVYVNNAPVSEPYVKNKDHYTMRPNKFYPEVPFVVPEDMYFALGDNRPNSQDGRYWGYIPVKDIYGPAFFRYWPLLRIGFPR
- a CDS encoding 50S ribosome-binding GTPase, producing MGRTVWYPGHMARGDRKLRELAEKLDLIIEVRDARAPFSTSSPLIASLSRLKPVAVILSKKDLASPERTRVWMETLTEEKKDTWAFDLRRDSLGALRRILARMKPRHRELRLAVVGIPNVGKSMFLNMLVGKSCARVGGIPGITRDVSWYKGGDFLVVDSPGILDPHSEPGVHRVLAWLGCSKAEVLGGFEVTALELIRFLRERDLWSIVAAHWGLETPEEPDELTLDRVGRRLGCLVSGGAVNRELAGRRLVDAFSAGKLGPMTLELPGESLWIPGTGDS
- a CDS encoding ribonuclease HII → MDSRNRRQLNFLETLKSFEGVLAGTDEAGRGPLAGPVVAAAVVLTKKQEETLLNLGLDDSKRLSPKKREALFLAMNDLKVLWRAQAESVRTIDRINISAASLRAMGRSLQKLPLPVDLAVIDGLLEIPDLPIRQQTLVAADALVPAVSAASVVAKVLRDRVMMALDRLYPEYGFAKHKGYPTEVHRRAVRTFGLSPVHRVTFCKKLIP
- a CDS encoding EscU/YscU/HrcU family type III secretion system export apparatus switch protein encodes the protein MEDNQNFSKSTNSKSPDSRSPQRDGAVALKYDQKHDTAPVVTASGEGFIARRIVEVAQAANVPIVKDAALVSALLSLELGQEVPVELYDAVARVLAWIYKLDKGAEA
- a CDS encoding YraN family protein gives rise to the protein MRALHLELGKRAENFAAAHVEKLGWQILSRNFTCRRGELDIVALDKQEKELVVLEVRYRTIGQMQSPADSIGPKKLRSLVAAGRVYVEDAKWTGPWRIDLLGITASPHEPENRWTLEHIRDITGGNFPV
- a CDS encoding Dam family site-specific DNA-(adenine-N6)-methyltransferase, translated to MPRARAGALPHGKTPALKTTSVSNRRYLGGKYRLLPFIRSVVERECSDVESVADIFAGTGAVASAFTDKRLITNDNLYSNYICHLAWFSPQPCSEKKIENLISFYNGANPTSDNYMSENFADTFFSRADCRKIGFVREDIEARYKNGEINERERALLITSLLYAADKIANTCGHYDAFRQGARFDRHIELAVPLPEDDLNPGNVCCNEDTNELVRRITADLVYIDPPYNSRQYCDAYHLLENVARWEKPVVSGVARKMNRTALKSDYCTQKAAAAFEDLISNVSAKYILLSYNNMAQKGDGRSNAKISDSDIMRILSAKGEVKIFTQDYRPFSAGRSDIEEHEERLFLCICKPRKRVIIPSPLNYTGGKFRLLEQILPHFPERIDTFVDLFCGGCSVGINVSADRVLFNDSSPQLSGLCNTFRNLGRDAVLNRIDDVIAKYGLSRSSEHGYAFYDCESSAGLARRNREPFLRLREDFNNGGNEDDDRGIMLYVLIVFAFNNQIRFNSRGRFNLPVGKRDFNDRMKSKLSAFIDRLQEGSYQFTCRDFREADTSELTENSLVYCDPPYLITCATYNEQNGWNERCERDLLALLDSLNERKIRFALSNVLTGKGRTNDILAEWAKKYRVIHLEHSYSNSNYHRRDRGGTEEEVLIVNYGEDKELR